One genomic region from Spirosoma sp. KCTC 42546 encodes:
- a CDS encoding NCS2 family permease — protein sequence MSTTLPAVSRRTEILAGISTFLATMYIIVVNPAILSQAGLPFSGVLTATVLLSFFCSLMMGLYARNPIVVAPGMGLNAFFTFTAVKGMGIQPEVALGAVFWAGVLFLLLSVLNIRSAIVKAIPLPLRYAVSAGIGLFITLIGFENAKFIIANPATLVSIAHFNDPIVLTFIFGLLLTSILVVRDVPGAIIIGIILTTLAAWPIGRYWGDAEAINFGQKTLVNFQGLWAAPDFSLLGKLDLMGSLSWSLWPVIFAFAFTDLFDSLSTFVGVAEAGGLQDTDGNPHNLNRSLLTDAVSTTLAGLLGTSPGTAYIESAVGIAQGGRTGLTAIVAGCCFLPFLFLSPLLSVIPAIATAPALVLVGAFMMKPITRINWGQLDDALPAFLALVLIPFSYSITQGLIWGFLSWTVIKVAVGKSREVSLGLWIVDVFCVLALTSGH from the coding sequence TTGTCTACTACGCTCCCCGCCGTTTCCCGGCGAACTGAAATCCTTGCCGGTATTTCTACTTTTCTGGCAACGATGTACATTATTGTTGTCAATCCGGCTATTCTGAGTCAGGCCGGGCTACCGTTCAGTGGTGTATTGACCGCTACGGTGCTACTATCGTTTTTTTGCAGTCTGATGATGGGCTTATACGCCCGCAATCCGATTGTCGTAGCGCCGGGAATGGGGCTGAATGCCTTCTTCACCTTCACTGCCGTTAAAGGCATGGGCATACAGCCCGAAGTGGCCCTCGGCGCGGTGTTCTGGGCGGGTGTCTTATTTCTATTACTGTCTGTTCTGAACATCCGCTCGGCAATTGTCAAAGCAATTCCGCTGCCGTTACGTTATGCGGTTTCAGCAGGTATTGGGTTATTTATCACACTAATTGGTTTCGAAAACGCGAAGTTTATTATAGCGAATCCCGCTACATTGGTCAGCATTGCCCATTTTAATGACCCGATTGTACTAACGTTCATCTTCGGTTTACTGCTGACCAGCATCCTGGTGGTGCGCGATGTGCCGGGAGCCATTATTATTGGCATCATCCTGACAACGTTGGCTGCCTGGCCCATCGGTCGCTACTGGGGGGATGCAGAGGCTATTAATTTCGGGCAGAAAACGCTGGTCAATTTTCAGGGACTTTGGGCTGCGCCTGATTTCTCCTTGCTTGGTAAGCTAGACCTGATGGGTTCACTATCCTGGTCGCTCTGGCCGGTCATTTTTGCTTTTGCTTTCACGGATTTGTTCGATAGCCTGTCTACGTTTGTCGGTGTGGCCGAAGCGGGTGGTTTGCAGGATACAGATGGCAATCCACACAATCTGAATCGTTCCCTATTAACCGATGCTGTATCGACTACCTTAGCCGGTTTGTTGGGTACCAGTCCCGGTACGGCTTACATTGAATCGGCGGTGGGGATTGCGCAGGGTGGGCGAACAGGCCTGACAGCCATCGTAGCGGGTTGTTGCTTTCTGCCGTTTCTGTTTCTATCTCCCTTATTATCGGTCATTCCGGCCATTGCCACCGCTCCGGCTCTGGTGCTGGTTGGTGCGTTTATGATGAAGCCCATAACCCGCATCAATTGGGGTCAGTTAGACGATGCACTTCCGGCTTTTCTAGCTCTTGTTCTCATTCCGTTCAGTTATTCCATCACGCAGGGACTTATTTGGGGCTTTTTATCGTGGACAGTTATAAAAGTGGCCGTCGGCAAAAGTCGCGAAGTATCATTGGGGTTGTGGATTGTCGATGTGTTTTGCGTTCTGGCGCTAACGAGCGGGCATTGA
- a CDS encoding 5'-methylthioadenosine/adenosylhomocysteine nucleosidase, whose translation MKKTILFLLFLSHFTFAQRYKPKNITGLLGAFGAEVALVKESLKKPKTVVVDGVAFTTGRIGNQKVVVAETGIGKVNAAMTTALMLDHFRPQRILFTGIAGGTNPDLQPGDIVISGRTAHHDYGSITDKNTPTKQTRNAITKEFNPVYFPADSTLMRLAETVVKNVPLEGIPLASGGVSDRPVKVMTGTVVTGDVFVASAEKGKSLRADFGADATEMEGAAIAQVCYQIQVPLLIIRSLSDRADAEAHIAYDKFYPTAARNSAKLVIALVKAL comes from the coding sequence ATGAAGAAAACAATTCTATTTCTCCTTTTTCTCTCCCATTTTACGTTTGCTCAGCGCTATAAACCCAAGAATATCACCGGTTTATTGGGTGCCTTTGGCGCTGAAGTAGCCTTAGTCAAAGAATCATTGAAAAAGCCCAAAACCGTTGTAGTCGATGGCGTTGCATTCACAACCGGGCGCATTGGAAACCAGAAAGTTGTTGTGGCCGAGACGGGCATCGGCAAAGTCAATGCCGCTATGACAACGGCGTTAATGCTCGATCATTTCCGCCCCCAGCGTATCTTGTTCACCGGCATTGCAGGCGGTACAAATCCGGATTTACAACCCGGCGACATTGTTATTTCGGGCCGAACAGCGCATCATGACTATGGCTCTATTACAGACAAAAACACACCGACGAAACAGACCCGAAACGCAATTACCAAAGAGTTTAATCCCGTTTACTTCCCCGCCGATTCAACGTTAATGCGGCTAGCCGAAACCGTTGTTAAAAACGTTCCACTAGAAGGTATTCCACTGGCATCGGGGGGCGTGTCAGACAGACCGGTTAAGGTGATGACGGGCACCGTCGTGACGGGCGATGTCTTTGTAGCGTCGGCCGAAAAAGGGAAAAGTCTCCGCGCTGATTTTGGAGCCGACGCAACTGAAATGGAAGGAGCCGCCATTGCGCAGGTTTGCTACCAGATTCAGGTGCCACTCCTGATTATTCGCAGCCTCAGCGACCGGGCCGATGCCGAAGCGCACATTGCCTACGACAAGTTTTACCCGACTGCCGCCCGCAATTCAGCCAAACTAGTTATTGCACTGGTGAAGGCCTTGTAG
- a CDS encoding two-component regulator propeller domain-containing protein, which yields MADIRPPKFVNSILQDKTGKFWFGTRDRMLRIVIDSY from the coding sequence TTGGCCGATATACGCCCCCCTAAATTTGTTAATTCGATTCTGCAAGACAAAACAGGCAAGTTTTGGTTTGGCACAAGAGATCGTATGCTACGTATAGTAATTGACAGTTATTAA
- a CDS encoding DUF2141 domain-containing protein, protein MKTILIAIVSLALWATPAYTQGALTVNVTGFKNEKGQCTIWLFNSADGFPSNHKKALRYVEAPINGLSSLVVFNQLPTGHYALAVVYDQNGNHQLNYNLFHIPKEAYGISNDACGGLDGPPTFEQDVDSDCSSDQLGSVAG, encoded by the coding sequence ATGAAAACAATCTTAATCGCGATAGTATCGCTTGCTCTGTGGGCAACACCTGCTTACACACAAGGTGCACTAACGGTCAACGTAACCGGCTTTAAAAACGAGAAGGGCCAGTGTACGATCTGGCTCTTCAACTCAGCGGACGGATTTCCCTCCAACCACAAAAAGGCCCTGCGCTATGTAGAGGCACCAATCAATGGGCTAAGCAGTCTGGTTGTGTTCAATCAATTGCCCACCGGTCACTATGCCTTAGCCGTGGTGTACGACCAGAATGGTAACCATCAACTCAATTACAATCTGTTTCACATCCCTAAAGAGGCTTACGGAATCTCCAACGACGCCTGCGGGGGCTTGGATGGTCCGCCGACGTTTGAGCAAGACGTGGACTCTGACTGTTCATCCGATCAACTGGGAAGCGTTGCGGGATAA
- a CDS encoding anthrone oxygenase family protein, with product MILKCFELLNLVLSALVGGMYWGPYLALSRSLNTFEPETFLTITHRLNQNMAGLMTYLTPLGLLSTLPTLYLSFGRQQPTFWLTLAGFICFLAALLVTVWIEVPIVMQIVSWDPSALPANWTHLRDRWVNFHWIRVMGGLVGLAFLTAGAIF from the coding sequence ATGATACTTAAATGCTTTGAACTCCTCAATCTAGTCCTGTCGGCTTTAGTGGGCGGCATGTACTGGGGGCCTTATCTGGCGCTGAGCCGCTCGTTAAACACTTTTGAGCCGGAGACGTTTCTGACCATCACCCACCGGCTCAACCAGAACATGGCGGGCCTGATGACGTACCTGACCCCGCTGGGGCTACTCTCTACCCTGCCCACTCTGTACCTGTCGTTCGGTAGGCAACAGCCTACTTTCTGGCTCACATTGGCGGGCTTCATCTGCTTTCTGGCCGCGCTCCTCGTCACGGTATGGATCGAGGTACCTATTGTGATGCAGATTGTCAGCTGGGACCCCTCGGCCCTACCCGCTAATTGGACGCATCTGCGCGACCGGTGGGTGAACTTTCACTGGATTCGAGTAATGGGAGGACTCGTCGGGTTGGCATTCCTAACTGCCGGTGCCATTTTCTAA
- a CDS encoding outer membrane beta-barrel protein, producing the protein MQPALLISTKGTQINTFAIDSSRNPIATPITNSIKLLYVELPVLALFRFDVSSSLRFYGGLGPYLGVGLGGRISSSYVPLGEREIVFGSGGVGSNSFRRFDYGVSGAAGIEWHRLIMGVTYGYGLADLGSALAKSYHRPVGLSVGFWLSRRSSNGGSETR; encoded by the coding sequence TTGCAGCCTGCCTTACTGATTAGTACCAAAGGAACTCAGATCAATACGTTCGCTATCGATAGCAGCCGAAACCCGATTGCTACACCCATTACCAACTCGATTAAACTGCTCTATGTCGAGTTACCCGTACTCGCCCTGTTTCGCTTTGACGTCAGTTCATCCTTGCGCTTTTATGGGGGATTAGGGCCCTACCTGGGCGTGGGCTTAGGTGGCCGGATCAGCTCCAGCTATGTGCCTTTAGGCGAGCGCGAAATTGTATTCGGATCGGGGGGCGTGGGCAGTAATAGCTTTAGGCGATTTGATTATGGAGTAAGTGGTGCTGCGGGTATCGAATGGCATCGATTGATCATGGGGGTTACCTATGGCTATGGGCTAGCTGATTTGGGAAGCGCCCTGGCCAAATCGTATCATCGTCCGGTCGGTCTAAGTGTGGGTTTTTGGTTGAGTCGACGCTCTTCCAATGGGGGTTCAGAAACTCGTTGA
- a CDS encoding AraC family transcriptional regulator yields MGNIKPCRVRTISEFHQLRGLPKPEHPQISLIDLDADTQPLKEASYQFIWEFYSVSSIGKTADAKFKYGQQPHDFDEGAMFFMAPNQVFTIEKGREPISPSGWILLIHPDFLWETTLATKIRKYDFFDYSANEALFLSEKEKAIINTIVRNVQQEYRSNIDKFTQDIIISQIETLLNYAKRFYQRQFITRKKSNHTLLEHVEALLSEYFTSKELIEHGLPTPEYVAQRLNVSRNYLSSVLNVLTGQNTQQHIHAKLIDLAKEKLSTTDLTVNEIAYQVGFEYPQSFSKLFKRKTALTPLEFRKSFN; encoded by the coding sequence ATGGGAAACATCAAGCCATGCAGGGTTAGAACAATCAGCGAGTTCCATCAGCTTCGGGGGTTGCCCAAACCCGAGCATCCGCAGATCAGTCTGATTGATCTGGATGCAGACACGCAACCACTGAAGGAAGCGTCCTACCAATTTATCTGGGAATTTTATTCTGTTTCTTCGATTGGAAAAACGGCGGATGCCAAATTTAAGTACGGCCAGCAACCGCATGATTTTGACGAAGGGGCTATGTTTTTTATGGCGCCCAATCAGGTTTTTACCATTGAGAAGGGCAGGGAGCCGATCAGTCCATCTGGCTGGATCTTACTGATTCATCCTGATTTTTTATGGGAGACAACGCTGGCTACAAAAATAAGGAAGTACGATTTCTTCGATTATTCGGCCAACGAGGCCTTGTTTCTGTCTGAAAAAGAAAAGGCCATAATTAACACTATTGTCAGGAATGTTCAGCAGGAATACCGTTCCAACATCGACAAGTTCACGCAGGATATTATCATTTCCCAAATCGAAACATTACTAAACTACGCCAAACGGTTTTATCAACGCCAGTTTATTACGCGCAAAAAATCGAACCACACCCTTCTGGAGCATGTAGAAGCGCTCCTTTCCGAGTACTTCACGAGTAAGGAACTAATTGAGCATGGGCTACCTACGCCAGAGTATGTAGCGCAACGGCTAAACGTATCCCGAAATTATTTGAGCAGTGTATTGAACGTGCTTACCGGTCAAAATACACAGCAGCACATTCATGCTAAACTTATTGATTTGGCAAAAGAAAAGCTATCAACGACTGACTTAACCGTCAATGAAATTGCGTATCAGGTAGGCTTCGAATACCCACAATCCTTCAGTAAGCTATTTAAACGTAAGACGGCCCTCACGCCCCTTGAATTCAGGAAGTCGTTTAACTGA
- a CDS encoding MBL fold metallo-hydrolase: MILTITGYSTALFSTWYFVEELRLLLDAGDGIAPTLLQKSRKIDHIFLSHADRDHVTGLLRLNELNAREGFPSVYYPTDAVSISALETFSKQFDGRVKKTVWHPMGDQQHIQLRKDLFVQSARNNHVLNAQPHEVKSLGYQIYHTKNKLKSDFVDLSGEALRQLAEKFGRETLTDEVRTNLLAYSGDTPAENFDQWNNTQILIHEATFLTRAEFSTLETNRNQHSTLEDVLAAVADLNIKTLILGHFSSRYSAEKIDEAIRRFCTAFHVTIPVHRLLPGQTHWDILRSDPIN; encoded by the coding sequence ATGATACTGACGATAACTGGTTATTCGACTGCTCTATTTTCAACTTGGTATTTCGTTGAAGAGCTACGACTATTACTCGACGCGGGCGATGGCATTGCCCCCACACTCTTACAGAAATCTCGCAAGATTGACCATATTTTCCTGTCCCACGCTGACCGCGACCACGTAACAGGACTGTTACGCTTGAATGAACTAAACGCCCGCGAGGGCTTTCCATCCGTTTATTATCCAACCGATGCGGTGTCTATTTCAGCCCTAGAAACCTTTTCAAAACAATTTGATGGGCGAGTCAAAAAAACGGTATGGCACCCGATGGGTGATCAGCAACACATTCAGCTTCGTAAAGACTTATTTGTGCAATCGGCCCGGAACAATCACGTACTCAACGCACAACCACATGAAGTAAAAAGCTTGGGCTATCAGATTTACCACACAAAAAATAAGCTTAAATCAGATTTCGTCGACCTGTCAGGGGAAGCGTTGCGGCAGTTAGCGGAGAAGTTTGGGCGGGAAACTCTTACGGATGAAGTCAGGACAAACTTACTAGCGTATTCAGGCGACACACCCGCCGAAAACTTTGATCAGTGGAATAACACGCAGATCTTGATCCACGAAGCGACCTTCCTGACCCGTGCCGAATTTTCTACATTAGAAACGAACCGGAATCAACACAGCACGCTGGAAGATGTTTTGGCGGCTGTTGCTGATCTTAACATTAAAACGCTGATTCTGGGTCATTTCTCGTCGCGGTATTCTGCGGAAAAAATAGACGAGGCCATTCGTCGTTTCTGCACCGCCTTTCACGTAACCATTCCGGTTCATCGGCTTCTACCGGGTCAAACGCATTGGGATATTTTACGAAGCGATCCGATTAACTAA
- a CDS encoding helix-turn-helix transcriptional regulator produces the protein MQLVIDSSGTAGRIDVLSEDGHLTSTDHIEMVFPPALGTGTIQRFALSPLLFVMLHRYILSRDVELRRRAEPSDQPMITFSFRNLVRPSTPPATPMRPAVQVSSSDLDLAVSFPAGTPIYTIIVGINVTLLRQLLGHQVQKPLVQALLSGRQSYLYEEMGSLAVQQIAADLLARPETDPLFAFYVTVKGQELVYQFMSELLQRDTKAVYSLREDEGKRLFMVRDELTRDLRQAPSIPQLASVAGMSESKLRRLFRQVFGLSLYAYYQTVRMQEAARLLREAKLSVSETGYRLGFENLSHFTRVFLKYLGQKPKQYAKLG, from the coding sequence ATGCAGTTAGTAATTGATTCCTCAGGAACGGCCGGGCGGATTGATGTGCTGTCGGAAGATGGTCACTTGACCAGCACCGACCACATAGAAATGGTATTTCCACCTGCTTTGGGCACGGGTACCATCCAGCGGTTCGCGCTGAGTCCGCTGCTGTTTGTCATGTTGCACCGCTACATCCTTAGCCGGGATGTTGAGCTGCGTCGTCGGGCCGAACCGAGCGATCAGCCGATGATTACGTTTAGTTTTCGCAACCTGGTGCGCCCCTCTACTCCACCCGCGACTCCAATGCGCCCAGCCGTGCAGGTGAGTTCGAGCGATCTGGACTTAGCCGTCTCCTTCCCCGCCGGTACGCCAATTTACACCATCATCGTCGGCATCAACGTGACCTTGCTAAGGCAACTCCTGGGGCATCAAGTCCAAAAACCGCTGGTGCAAGCCCTGCTGAGTGGTCGTCAATCGTATCTCTACGAAGAGATGGGGTCGCTGGCTGTTCAACAGATTGCCGCCGATCTGCTGGCCCGTCCCGAGACGGACCCGCTGTTCGCTTTTTACGTAACCGTCAAAGGCCAGGAGTTGGTCTATCAGTTTATGAGTGAGTTGTTACAACGCGACACCAAAGCGGTTTATTCGCTTCGAGAGGATGAGGGTAAGAGGCTATTTATGGTACGGGATGAGTTGACAAGGGATTTACGTCAGGCACCAAGCATTCCTCAACTAGCCTCGGTGGCGGGCATGAGCGAGAGTAAACTGCGACGATTGTTTCGACAGGTTTTCGGCTTGAGCCTCTACGCGTATTATCAGACAGTGCGCATGCAAGAAGCGGCCCGACTGCTGCGGGAAGCGAAACTATCGGTGTCGGAAACGGGGTATCGACTGGGCTTTGAAAACCTGAGCCATTTTACGCGGGTCTTTTTGAAGTATCTGGGTCAAAAGCCCAAACAGTATGCAAAATTAGGCTAA
- a CDS encoding lipase family protein, with protein MKYIVVLLIVVAFPSALFSQPLKPGFDKAEYIELLKVSAQFGDSTYVSAFPVPQRYKLAYRSPVVGLDNRWDLWTDKQSGAVLSIRGTTANSVSWLGNFYAAMVPAKGELQLNATEKFPYELASDPKAAVHVGWLVSMAYLSKDILPKLDSCYKAGIKDILIMGHSQGGAIAFLLTSYLKSLQKQTKLPADIRFKTYCSAGPKPGNLYYAYAYEADTQIGWAYNVVNSADWVPEVPFSIQTVNDVNTTNPFSGAPAMIKKQKLPQRIVLKYVYNQLSKPALKAQKNYQKYLGKFASKSVVKNLNSYVPSSYYNSSDYVRTGPTIVLLADSTYFQNYPESKEKIFTHHFHPPYLYLAEKLP; from the coding sequence ATGAAATACATAGTCGTGTTACTCATAGTGGTTGCATTTCCCTCGGCTCTTTTCAGCCAGCCATTAAAGCCGGGGTTTGATAAAGCGGAATACATCGAACTGCTCAAGGTATCGGCCCAGTTTGGCGATTCGACCTATGTCAGTGCATTTCCTGTCCCTCAACGCTACAAACTTGCCTATCGATCTCCGGTTGTTGGACTGGATAACCGCTGGGATTTATGGACAGATAAGCAATCGGGAGCAGTGCTGAGCATTCGGGGAACAACCGCGAATAGTGTAAGCTGGCTGGGTAATTTTTATGCTGCGATGGTTCCAGCCAAAGGCGAGTTGCAACTCAACGCCACCGAAAAATTCCCCTATGAGCTGGCTTCCGACCCCAAAGCGGCCGTTCACGTGGGCTGGCTGGTGAGTATGGCTTATTTGAGTAAGGATATTCTGCCCAAACTAGATTCCTGCTACAAGGCTGGCATTAAAGATATACTGATTATGGGCCACAGTCAGGGGGGAGCCATTGCTTTCCTGCTAACCTCTTACCTTAAAAGCTTACAGAAGCAGACCAAGCTCCCCGCCGACATTCGGTTCAAAACCTATTGTAGTGCAGGGCCAAAACCGGGTAACCTGTATTATGCCTATGCCTACGAGGCCGACACACAAATTGGCTGGGCCTATAATGTTGTTAACTCCGCCGATTGGGTACCCGAAGTTCCATTCTCGATTCAAACGGTTAACGATGTAAACACAACAAATCCGTTCAGCGGTGCCCCGGCCATGATCAAAAAACAGAAGCTGCCGCAGCGCATCGTCCTCAAATATGTCTATAATCAACTGAGTAAGCCAGCACTCAAGGCGCAGAAAAATTACCAGAAATATTTAGGAAAGTTTGCGTCTAAAAGCGTAGTCAAGAACTTAAATAGCTATGTTCCATCTAGTTATTACAACAGTAGTGATTATGTCAGAACCGGCCCCACCATCGTTCTCCTGGCCGACAGCACGTATTTTCAAAACTATCCAGAGAGTAAGGAAAAGATCTTTACCCATCACTTCCATCCGCCTTATTTATACCTGGCGGAGAAGTTGCCTTAG
- a CDS encoding SDR family oxidoreductase: MKNELKGKVVAITGASSGIGKATAVELARLGVNVVLGARRTEQLETIVDEIRQEGGNAEFVKLDVRNKEELVQLVNKAVDSFGRLDVLINNAGVSQLSRIDELDIDGWNDMIDINLKAVLYGMAAAIPVFKKQQEGHIVNIISTSGIKIVPTQGVYAATKNAVRTLAEAFRQESDGTIRITGISPGFVKTGFADNIKDQQMKATIMKNMDQLAISPQAVANAVIYAISQPKDVEVGDIVIRPAAQN, from the coding sequence ATGAAAAACGAACTAAAGGGAAAGGTAGTGGCCATTACCGGCGCAAGCAGCGGGATTGGAAAAGCCACAGCAGTTGAATTAGCTAGACTCGGCGTCAACGTTGTGTTAGGTGCCCGTAGAACCGAGCAGCTGGAGACAATTGTGGACGAGATCAGGCAGGAAGGCGGCAACGCCGAGTTTGTAAAACTAGATGTCAGGAACAAAGAAGAGCTGGTTCAACTGGTCAATAAAGCAGTTGACTCCTTTGGCCGATTGGACGTTCTCATCAACAATGCGGGGGTTAGTCAGCTTAGCCGGATTGATGAACTGGATATCGACGGCTGGAATGATATGATCGACATCAACCTCAAAGCCGTCCTGTATGGCATGGCAGCGGCTATTCCCGTTTTCAAAAAACAACAGGAAGGGCACATCGTCAATATTATTTCTACCTCGGGCATAAAAATCGTGCCGACGCAGGGGGTCTATGCCGCCACCAAAAATGCTGTCCGGACGTTAGCCGAGGCTTTTAGGCAGGAGTCGGATGGGACAATCCGGATTACCGGTATTTCCCCCGGATTTGTCAAGACAGGCTTTGCCGACAACATCAAAGATCAGCAAATGAAGGCGACCATTATGAAAAACATGGATCAGCTTGCGATCAGTCCTCAGGCAGTTGCCAACGCGGTGATTTATGCCATCAGTCAGCCGAAGGATGTGGAAGTTGGTGATATTGTCATTCGTCCGGCAGCCCAAAATTAA
- a CDS encoding nuclear transport factor 2 family protein: MDKHIHALIKKAYSAFNSRDIDRALSTFHSNVEWPKAFEGGYVSGHEEIRNYWTRQWSEINPTVDPVNIIERPNGTLEVNVHQLVKDLQGNTLFDGVVKHIYTIQDGLLRRMDIELH; the protein is encoded by the coding sequence TTGGATAAGCACATTCATGCCTTAATCAAAAAAGCCTATTCGGCTTTTAACTCGAGAGATATCGACAGAGCGCTTTCTACATTTCACTCAAATGTGGAATGGCCAAAAGCATTTGAAGGTGGTTACGTGAGTGGCCACGAAGAAATACGCAACTATTGGACACGTCAATGGTCCGAAATTAATCCTACTGTCGATCCAGTCAACATTATTGAAAGACCGAATGGCACATTGGAAGTTAACGTCCATCAACTTGTAAAAGACTTACAAGGCAATACGTTATTTGACGGAGTAGTTAAGCACATTTACACAATCCAAGACGGCCTGCTACGACGAATGGATATAGAACTTCACTAG
- a CDS encoding epoxide hydrolase family protein, with product MIEPFRVNVPQEILDDLRGKISATRWPDELVDSGWSYGTNLAYLKELAAYWATDFDWRKVEDEINAYPNFIAVIDSVRIHFLHIKGKGKQTIPLLITHGWPGLFLEMMKLIPLLTQADDLSFDVVIPSVVGFGFSGTCSQPGCDSAFVAEVWHKLMSELGYKTYGAQGGDIGAGISTWLALKHPESVIGLHLNYIPGSYKPFLHENESMPEDVKAFQRSASDWSAREGAYAQQHSSKPLTLAYGLNDSPTGLCAWIVEKFYGWSDHQGNLETVFAKDDLLANVTLYWVTQTIHSSIRMYNENSKRPLLFREHDFVRVPVAFAKFPKELPTPPRAYIEKGYNIQRWTEMNTGGHFAAMEQPHLLARDIRAFFKGIG from the coding sequence GTGATAGAGCCTTTCCGTGTTAACGTACCTCAAGAAATCCTGGATGATTTAAGGGGCAAGATAAGCGCTACCCGTTGGCCTGATGAGCTAGTGGATTCGGGGTGGAGTTATGGCACCAACCTCGCCTACTTGAAGGAGTTAGCCGCCTATTGGGCAACTGATTTTGATTGGCGCAAGGTAGAAGACGAAATAAACGCCTACCCGAATTTTATAGCCGTAATTGATAGCGTCCGCATTCATTTTTTGCACATAAAAGGGAAGGGAAAGCAGACCATTCCCTTGCTCATCACGCATGGATGGCCGGGTTTATTCCTAGAAATGATGAAGCTCATTCCGCTTCTAACCCAGGCTGACGACCTATCATTTGATGTCGTTATTCCATCGGTCGTCGGGTTTGGGTTTTCTGGCACCTGTTCACAGCCCGGTTGTGACAGTGCCTTTGTGGCAGAGGTATGGCACAAATTAATGAGCGAACTGGGCTACAAAACGTATGGAGCACAGGGGGGTGATATTGGTGCTGGGATCAGTACCTGGCTGGCCTTGAAACACCCCGAGAGCGTGATAGGTCTACACCTAAATTATATTCCTGGCTCGTATAAGCCCTTTCTGCACGAAAACGAGTCGATGCCCGAAGACGTAAAGGCATTTCAACGATCGGCCAGTGACTGGTCGGCTCGGGAGGGGGCGTATGCGCAACAGCATAGCTCTAAACCGCTCACGTTGGCCTATGGTCTGAATGATTCGCCGACTGGGTTGTGCGCGTGGATCGTCGAGAAATTCTATGGCTGGAGTGACCATCAGGGAAATCTCGAAACCGTATTCGCCAAAGACGACTTACTGGCCAATGTTACGTTGTACTGGGTTACCCAAACGATACACTCCTCGATACGCATGTACAACGAAAACAGTAAACGTCCTCTACTATTTCGTGAGCACGATTTTGTGCGGGTACCCGTCGCATTTGCGAAATTTCCAAAAGAACTACCCACACCACCCCGCGCTTACATCGAAAAAGGATATAACATTCAGCGTTGGACAGAAATGAATACCGGCGGCCATTTTGCTGCCATGGAACAGCCCCATTTATTGGCAAGGGATATCAGGGCATTTTTCAAGGGAATTGGCTAG
- a CDS encoding ester cyclase has translation MENQLSREELISRLIKAGELEVLGAEQADIDAYFDVENFRFHGPGGFESDYAGLTNYFKSIRAAFADRSIKRGMIVVEGNHVACQTWIEGTFVNEFTQSPAGPLPPNGQRVVFDLINLFRFDDQGRLVEEWVQTDNRTFLGQLGAAGK, from the coding sequence ATGGAAAATCAATTAAGTCGTGAAGAGCTGATTAGCCGGCTGATCAAAGCCGGAGAGCTCGAAGTACTGGGTGCCGAACAGGCGGACATTGACGCGTACTTTGACGTGGAGAATTTTAGGTTTCATGGCCCCGGCGGTTTTGAGTCTGATTACGCCGGGCTCACCAACTATTTTAAATCGATCCGGGCTGCCTTTGCTGACCGCTCTATTAAACGGGGGATGATTGTCGTTGAGGGAAACCATGTAGCCTGTCAAACCTGGATTGAAGGAACGTTTGTGAATGAATTCACACAATCACCCGCCGGTCCGTTGCCACCAAATGGGCAGCGGGTGGTCTTCGATCTGATCAACCTGTTCCGCTTTGACGATCAGGGACGACTGGTCGAAGAATGGGTGCAGACTGACAACAGAACCTTTCTGGGTCAACTAGGTGCGGCAGGCAAATAG